A section of the Nitrospinota bacterium genome encodes:
- a CDS encoding NAD(+)/NADH kinase produces the protein MKKIGVFCKQKVPVGREVLTELTQWLNKKGREVLLDKDTASIMGQVSSYERNDIPAHADLIIVLGGDGTLLSVARIAHPFDVPILAVNLGSLGFLTEITLPDLYEVLENVLNGQYEHESRMLLNASLWRDGEKVNDYHVLNDAVINKGALARIVNLEVRVNNQYMTSYRADGLIVATPTGSTAYSLSAGGPIIHPSMNALVLSPICPFTLTNRSIVIPDQSLIQVELATENEKVRVTLDGQDSCDMVQGDVLELKKSQTTVKLIQVPGKNYYQILRKKLHWGSNADNIKS, from the coding sequence GTGAAAAAAATAGGCGTCTTCTGCAAACAGAAAGTTCCCGTAGGCCGGGAAGTCCTGACCGAACTGACCCAATGGCTGAACAAAAAAGGTCGCGAGGTGCTCCTCGATAAGGACACCGCCAGCATCATGGGGCAAGTTTCGTCCTATGAAAGAAATGATATTCCTGCCCACGCGGATCTTATTATTGTGCTCGGCGGCGATGGAACGTTATTGAGTGTCGCCCGAATCGCCCACCCATTTGACGTTCCGATTCTGGCCGTCAACCTCGGTAGCCTGGGATTTCTTACCGAGATCACGTTGCCGGATCTTTATGAGGTGCTTGAAAATGTTTTAAACGGGCAGTATGAACATGAATCGCGCATGCTTCTGAACGCCTCTTTATGGAGAGATGGTGAAAAGGTCAACGACTACCATGTTTTGAATGACGCCGTCATCAACAAAGGGGCTCTGGCCCGCATTGTCAATCTGGAAGTCCGCGTCAATAACCAATACATGACCTCTTACCGGGCCGATGGTCTCATCGTCGCCACGCCTACAGGCTCGACTGCCTACTCCCTGTCAGCCGGCGGCCCCATCATCCATCCCAGCATGAACGCCCTGGTTCTCAGTCCCATCTGCCCATTCACCCTGACCAACCGTTCGATCGTGATTCCCGATCAATCCCTCATCCAAGTCGAACTTGCCACCGAAAACGAAAAAGTGCGGGTGACGTTGGATGGCCAGGATAGTTGTGATATGGTCCAGGGTGATGTATTGGAATTAAAAAAGTCCCAGACCACCGTCAAACTGATCCAGGTTCCCGGCAAGAATTATTATCAAATTCTGCGCAAGAAACTGCATTGGGGCAGTAACGCGGATAACATCAAATCATAA
- the mtgA gene encoding monofunctional biosynthetic peptidoglycan transglycosylase — protein sequence MGKILFDLSLAFLTLTLVPVLIYSVTNPQTTPLLWVRWVENDQNDRYTRVFKNWVPFERISPHLIKAVIAAEDQKFFQHRGFDWQAIESAIVVNFTSERTIGASTISMQTSRNVFLWQGRNFLRKGLETYFTVLIENLWSKKRILEVYLNVIEWGKGIYGCDSASQYYFNHSCKTLSPVEAAWLAAVLPNPRVWSIRSPQQHLEKRQVRILNSMVHVRLPSLS from the coding sequence TTGGGAAAAATTCTTTTTGATCTGAGTTTGGCGTTCCTCACTCTCACCCTGGTCCCCGTTCTTATTTACAGCGTGACCAACCCGCAAACCACACCTCTTTTATGGGTTCGTTGGGTTGAGAACGATCAAAATGACCGGTACACCCGAGTATTTAAGAATTGGGTTCCATTCGAACGCATCTCCCCCCATTTGATTAAAGCCGTTATCGCGGCAGAGGATCAAAAATTCTTCCAGCACCGTGGGTTTGACTGGCAAGCGATAGAATCCGCCATTGTGGTCAACTTTACCTCAGAGCGAACCATAGGCGCCAGCACCATATCCATGCAAACCTCTCGCAATGTGTTTTTGTGGCAGGGACGAAATTTTTTGCGGAAGGGTTTGGAAACCTATTTCACTGTTCTGATAGAAAACCTTTGGTCAAAAAAACGGATTCTGGAGGTTTATTTGAATGTCATTGAATGGGGGAAAGGAATCTATGGATGTGATTCCGCTTCCCAGTACTATTTTAACCATTCCTGCAAAACCCTGTCGCCGGTGGAGGCGGCCTGGTTGGCTGCGGTCCTTCCCAACCCCAGGGTCTGGTCCATTCGTAGCCCTCAACAACATCTTGAAAAGAGGCAGGTGCGGATTTTAAATTCCATGGTTCATGTCCGGTTACCATCTCTCAGTTGA
- a CDS encoding N-acetylmuramoyl-L-alanine amidase yields the protein MPLMTSSPGNSRVNNQSIIACGQSVDIGTPVVLWTDKKGYVCPNKRGRENCTQHDPVLNDQPTLADSFYQIKDSPSAYDELKETVYQFILHYDVCYCSWQCHQLMKDSTFKGSQFYLDLDGTIYQTCDLYWKTNTGPADDRIGNERSVHVEMANLSWEALKQESELYQVTQDQYRKIKKEWQFMLPTTYREKLRTPNFKAAPARAHKTRGYFSRPINGRMVRMWDFTEEQYQALIKLCLGVHQLLPKVKLAVPYDDATRRVPFDRIQNFSSFSGILGHCHIQQGGASNLKTKYDPGSAFNWSRLRKAFLQASRKV from the coding sequence ATGCCTTTGATGACATCCTCTCCCGGTAACTCCCGAGTCAACAATCAAAGCATCATCGCCTGCGGTCAAAGCGTGGACATCGGCACACCTGTGGTTCTATGGACGGATAAAAAAGGCTATGTCTGCCCCAACAAACGCGGGCGAGAAAATTGCACCCAGCACGACCCGGTTTTGAACGATCAACCCACGCTGGCCGACTCCTTTTATCAAATCAAAGACTCCCCCTCCGCTTATGACGAGCTAAAGGAAACTGTATACCAGTTTATTCTGCATTACGACGTCTGTTACTGCTCCTGGCAATGCCATCAGCTCATGAAGGACAGTACCTTCAAGGGAAGCCAGTTTTATCTTGATCTGGATGGAACCATTTATCAGACCTGTGATCTGTACTGGAAAACAAACACCGGACCCGCCGATGACCGAATCGGAAATGAACGGTCCGTACATGTGGAAATGGCTAACCTCTCATGGGAAGCTCTGAAACAAGAGTCCGAGCTTTATCAGGTGACCCAGGATCAATACCGGAAGATTAAGAAGGAATGGCAATTCATGCTTCCGACAACCTACCGGGAAAAATTACGAACACCAAATTTTAAGGCGGCCCCGGCGCGTGCCCATAAAACACGCGGCTATTTCAGCCGACCTATCAATGGCAGGATGGTTCGCATGTGGGATTTCACCGAAGAGCAATACCAGGCCCTGATCAAACTGTGCCTGGGCGTCCACCAGTTGCTTCCCAAGGTAAAACTTGCCGTCCCTTACGATGACGCAACTCGCAGAGTTCCCTTCGATAGAATTCAAAATTTTTCCAGTTTTTCAGGAATCCTCGGACATTGCCACATACAACAAGGAGGCGCTTCCAACCTGAAGACCAAATATGATCCTGGTTCCGCCTTCAATTGGTCGCGATTGCGCAAAGCGTTTTTGCAAGCCTCCCGGAAAGTATGA
- a CDS encoding M48 family metallopeptidase: MKKTILFLTLSIVSLLWVQPSHSFRLDKFLEEVTKPPPEPKKQQSQEPAQATEPPHQPAQQKDGGGLIGLGESFGIFDEKTTKILKSSVGTLQAFQPIGLEEEKAIGGSLALQVFNKFGGVYKNPALQNYVNLLGKSVAEVSDRPEIEYHFAVLNTDAPNAFATPGGYVFVSAGLLRLLQNEAQLAGVLGHEIAHITQKHALKTLQRSKMLSGLSGLTMAAMDKDNSLFDQVINEVSEVLFTRGLDKDLEFEADKFGMEYAYRMGYHPEGLKNFLRVLGKSQGRESSIFLSTHPSPASRFQQLLGLLPQYKGVALYPVLSRRYQSTIKGQL; encoded by the coding sequence ATGAAAAAAACCATTTTATTCCTCACTCTGTCTATTGTAAGTCTGCTGTGGGTGCAACCCTCGCATTCTTTTCGGTTGGATAAGTTTCTTGAGGAAGTGACCAAGCCTCCCCCCGAACCCAAAAAACAACAAAGTCAGGAACCTGCGCAGGCGACCGAACCCCCTCATCAACCGGCCCAGCAAAAAGATGGCGGCGGCTTGATTGGCCTGGGAGAATCCTTCGGCATCTTTGACGAAAAAACGACAAAAATTTTAAAATCGAGTGTCGGCACTCTGCAGGCCTTTCAGCCGATTGGCCTGGAAGAAGAAAAAGCCATTGGCGGGTCACTGGCATTGCAGGTCTTCAATAAGTTTGGCGGCGTGTATAAAAACCCCGCTCTGCAAAACTATGTCAATCTGTTGGGAAAATCGGTGGCCGAGGTTTCCGACCGACCGGAAATTGAATACCATTTTGCCGTGCTGAATACAGACGCTCCCAACGCTTTCGCCACACCCGGAGGTTACGTTTTTGTAAGCGCCGGTCTCTTGCGTCTATTGCAGAATGAAGCTCAATTAGCCGGTGTGCTGGGGCACGAAATCGCCCACATCACCCAAAAACACGCATTGAAAACCCTGCAACGCAGCAAAATGCTTTCGGGATTGAGTGGCCTGACAATGGCGGCCATGGATAAAGACAATAGTTTGTTCGACCAGGTCATCAACGAGGTTTCCGAGGTTCTCTTCACCCGTGGGTTGGATAAGGACCTCGAATTTGAAGCGGACAAATTTGGAATGGAATATGCCTATCGAATGGGCTATCACCCGGAAGGGCTGAAGAATTTTCTCCGAGTTCTCGGAAAATCCCAGGGAAGAGAATCTTCTATATTTCTCAGCACCCATCCCAGCCCGGCCTCCCGTTTCCAACAGCTTCTTGGATTATTACCCCAGTATAAGGGGGTCGCCCTCTATCCGGTACTCTCCAGGCGTTATCAGTCGACCATCAAAGGGCAATTATGA
- a CDS encoding DUF6178 family protein translates to MTKIIDHFKKTPVNRLPFPLDWISRNPREVEKILSQMSVEDQARCVTQCPAEQKQNLLTLSEQAEEVVHALPPEEIYQMVKAIGEGEALPVLFLVNCEQMQFIFDMEWWVGDKFQPKRALDWIVLLDKCDESQTLEWLMTEEFDQKVMLMQALFKVYKQDEMTDSYEGTEELEHFTPDGVYDIFFKIQETGPIRKLLLLLWSNFPSVFNSLMEAVIWYPLTETVEKAYHWRMTRISDRGFPEIEEALGVYSPLDVESIKLQVPDAEDFSRDGDSPVPPQYMLAEADSSTFFGQCVALLMDGNRLDAIHWELVCLANKVMVADREDPADFANRGKVFRKVLGYINIALDLAAEGDPQKGKNLLERSWMRFLFQAGYHRLMSLKWKAESFLKEQGTYLDPFLTPFEKEQLTALIHRFPQVLHFAEEEDSIEERNFETLDDILGADALLSRWVFMVRFSRKCLDLTENAMSQILIECDFPENKSNMDFTTWMTTALARFSLFKEISCAPLPEVAAKSFLEVIFLPKIFNDEGRVCHEDIVQAFHDRLLQTPLAWTDENREFLKEFIQRCVQNLEEQFGSLDLKSKIDWKYTHGLCLKL, encoded by the coding sequence ATGACCAAAATAATTGACCATTTCAAAAAAACTCCTGTCAACCGGTTGCCGTTTCCTTTGGACTGGATTTCCCGGAACCCTCGGGAAGTGGAAAAAATCTTGTCGCAAATGTCCGTTGAGGATCAGGCCCGTTGTGTCACGCAATGTCCGGCTGAGCAGAAACAGAATCTCTTGACACTTTCAGAGCAGGCTGAGGAAGTGGTCCACGCGCTTCCTCCTGAGGAAATTTATCAGATGGTCAAGGCCATCGGCGAGGGAGAGGCATTGCCCGTTCTGTTTTTGGTGAATTGTGAGCAAATGCAGTTCATATTTGACATGGAATGGTGGGTTGGCGACAAGTTTCAGCCCAAGCGGGCCCTGGATTGGATCGTCCTTCTGGATAAATGCGATGAATCTCAGACTCTCGAGTGGTTAATGACCGAAGAGTTTGACCAAAAAGTGATGCTGATGCAGGCTCTTTTCAAGGTCTATAAACAAGACGAAATGACCGATTCTTATGAAGGCACGGAAGAGTTGGAACATTTCACCCCGGACGGCGTTTACGATATTTTTTTTAAAATTCAGGAAACCGGTCCCATTAGAAAGCTCCTTTTGCTCTTATGGTCGAATTTCCCTTCGGTTTTTAATTCTCTAATGGAAGCGGTCATCTGGTACCCGTTGACGGAAACCGTTGAAAAAGCCTATCATTGGAGGATGACTCGTATTTCCGACAGGGGCTTCCCGGAAATTGAAGAAGCTTTGGGGGTATACAGTCCGTTGGATGTGGAGTCCATCAAGCTCCAGGTTCCCGATGCGGAGGATTTTTCCAGGGATGGAGATTCCCCGGTTCCACCGCAGTATATGCTGGCTGAAGCCGACTCCTCCACCTTTTTTGGGCAATGTGTGGCTTTGCTTATGGATGGGAACCGACTGGATGCGATTCACTGGGAGCTGGTGTGTCTGGCTAATAAAGTTATGGTCGCGGACCGGGAGGACCCGGCGGATTTTGCAAACCGGGGAAAAGTTTTCCGCAAGGTTTTAGGGTATATCAATATTGCTCTGGACCTCGCCGCTGAAGGCGACCCGCAAAAGGGCAAAAATCTTCTCGAACGATCCTGGATGCGGTTTCTTTTTCAAGCAGGATATCACCGATTGATGAGTTTGAAGTGGAAGGCGGAATCATTTTTAAAAGAGCAGGGAACGTATCTAGACCCGTTTTTGACTCCCTTTGAAAAGGAGCAATTGACAGCTCTTATTCATCGATTTCCCCAGGTTCTTCATTTTGCGGAGGAGGAAGACTCTATAGAAGAGCGTAACTTTGAAACACTTGATGACATTCTCGGAGCGGATGCTCTTTTGAGTCGATGGGTGTTTATGGTTCGCTTCTCCAGGAAGTGTCTGGATCTTACAGAAAACGCGATGAGTCAGATATTAATTGAATGTGACTTCCCGGAAAATAAATCCAATATGGATTTTACCACCTGGATGACGACCGCTCTGGCGCGTTTTTCTCTGTTCAAGGAAATCTCCTGCGCGCCGCTTCCAGAAGTGGCGGCCAAAAGTTTTCTTGAGGTTATTTTCCTGCCAAAAATATTTAACGATGAGGGCAGGGTTTGTCATGAGGATATCGTGCAAGCCTTTCACGACCGGTTATTGCAAACACCTCTGGCCTGGACAGACGAGAACCGGGAGTTTCTGAAAGAATTTATTCAACGCTGTGTGCAAAATCTGGAAGAGCAATTTGGGAGTCTGGACCTTAAGAGCAAAATCGACTGGAAGTACACCCACGGGCTTTGCCTGAAACTGTAA
- a CDS encoding bifunctional nuclease family protein — MVEMKVEGLTLDPLTNMPIIILKDASGTKALPIWVGYFEANAIALEIEKITTPRPMTHDLLRNLIDTMNAKINHILVSELKDNTFYAIISLAFDGNTVSIDSRPSDAIALALRTKSPIYVEEQVIEAAKSLDLPNTEITKVDEKKQWKDWLQNIKPQDFGKE, encoded by the coding sequence ATGGTTGAAATGAAGGTTGAAGGATTGACTTTGGATCCTCTTACCAATATGCCTATCATCATTTTAAAAGATGCCTCGGGAACCAAAGCGTTGCCGATTTGGGTGGGATATTTTGAAGCCAACGCCATTGCCCTCGAAATTGAGAAAATAACCACCCCCCGGCCCATGACTCATGACCTTTTGAGAAATCTCATTGATACCATGAATGCCAAGATCAATCATATCCTCGTCTCGGAATTAAAGGACAATACCTTTTACGCGATCATCTCTCTTGCATTTGATGGCAACACCGTGTCCATCGACTCCAGGCCCAGTGATGCCATTGCTTTGGCTCTTAGAACCAAATCGCCGATTTACGTTGAAGAGCAGGTGATTGAGGCCGCCAAAAGTCTGGACCTTCCGAATACTGAAATCACCAAAGTAGACGAAAAAAAGCAATGGAAAGACTGGTTGCAAAATATCAAGCCTCAAGACTTCGGCAAGGAATAA
- the purH gene encoding bifunctional phosphoribosylaminoimidazolecarboxamide formyltransferase/IMP cyclohydrolase codes for MRCIKRALISVSDKTGIVEFAKKLHGFGVQILSTGGTADLLAKSGVPVLLVADYTGFPEMMDGRIKTLHPKIHGAILGRRDVEAHMQAMSEHGIEAIDLVAVNLYPFENTIARENCTFEEAVENIDIGGPAMVRSSAKNFNDVTVVVDPKDYETVITEMEAHAGSVTRNTRMRLSRDAFTHTARYDSMISRYLTGQVEEGVQFPQVLQTSYQKVQDLRYGENPHQSAALYRHADAGSSTIVSARQLQGKELSFNNILDLNAAWELVSEFESTAAVIIKHTNPSGVALGDDQLEVFIKARETDPISAFGGILSFNRPVEEKTAQEILNNFVEAIIAPGFDAKALKLLATKKNIRLMEIPTAASSRSGKETDVKRISGGLLIQDLDTVTYDPAKLKVVTARQPSDKEMKDLKFAWVVAKHVKSNAIIYARDQETIGMGAGQMSRVDSARLAVDKAQKPLAASVMASDAFFPFRDSVDAAAKSGVTAIIQPGGSIRDEEVIQAANEANIAMVFTGIRHFKH; via the coding sequence ATGAGATGTATTAAAAGGGCATTGATCAGTGTTTCCGACAAGACCGGGATCGTCGAGTTTGCCAAAAAACTCCATGGCTTTGGCGTGCAAATTCTTTCCACGGGAGGAACCGCCGACCTGCTTGCGAAAAGTGGCGTCCCCGTCCTGCTTGTGGCGGACTATACCGGATTCCCGGAAATGATGGACGGTAGAATAAAAACCCTGCATCCCAAAATTCATGGCGCCATCCTGGGACGGCGGGATGTGGAAGCCCATATGCAAGCCATGAGCGAACACGGTATCGAGGCCATCGATCTTGTAGCCGTCAACCTGTACCCGTTTGAAAATACCATTGCCAGGGAAAATTGCACTTTTGAGGAAGCCGTGGAAAATATCGATATCGGCGGTCCGGCGATGGTGCGCTCCTCGGCGAAGAACTTTAATGATGTCACGGTGGTTGTCGATCCCAAGGATTATGAAACGGTGATAACGGAAATGGAGGCGCACGCAGGCTCCGTCACCCGCAATACGAGAATGCGCTTGAGCCGAGATGCCTTCACCCATACGGCCCGCTATGATTCCATGATTTCCCGCTATTTAACGGGCCAGGTTGAAGAGGGGGTGCAGTTCCCTCAGGTATTACAGACTTCCTATCAGAAAGTTCAAGATCTGCGCTATGGGGAAAACCCTCACCAGTCAGCCGCTTTGTACCGACATGCCGATGCGGGATCTTCCACCATTGTATCCGCCCGCCAGCTTCAGGGAAAAGAATTGTCGTTCAACAACATCCTCGACCTGAATGCCGCCTGGGAATTGGTTTCTGAATTTGAATCCACAGCCGCAGTCATCATCAAGCACACCAACCCGAGCGGCGTGGCTTTGGGGGACGACCAGCTGGAAGTTTTCATTAAAGCCAGAGAAACCGACCCGATTTCGGCCTTTGGGGGGATTTTGAGCTTCAACCGTCCCGTAGAAGAAAAAACGGCTCAGGAAATTCTTAATAACTTTGTGGAAGCTATTATTGCTCCAGGGTTCGATGCGAAAGCGTTGAAGTTGCTGGCAACCAAAAAAAATATCCGCCTGATGGAAATTCCCACTGCGGCTTCGTCGCGGTCGGGCAAGGAAACGGATGTGAAACGCATCAGCGGCGGTTTGCTGATTCAGGACCTGGATACGGTGACTTACGATCCTGCCAAGCTGAAAGTCGTGACTGCAAGGCAACCGTCGGATAAAGAAATGAAAGATCTCAAGTTTGCCTGGGTGGTTGCCAAGCATGTGAAATCAAATGCCATTATTTACGCACGCGACCAGGAAACCATTGGCATGGGAGCCGGGCAAATGAGCCGGGTGGATTCCGCAAGGTTGGCTGTCGATAAAGCTCAGAAACCGTTGGCGGCAAGCGTCATGGCGTCAGACGCATTTTTTCCTTTCAGGGATTCCGTAGATGCGGCGGCGAAAAGCGGAGTGACCGCTATCATTCAACCCGGTGGGTCCATTCGCGATGAGGAAGTGATTCAGGCGGCGAATGAGGCGAACATCGCGATGGTATTTACAGGCATTCGACATTTCAAGCATTAA
- a CDS encoding SH3 domain-containing protein: MTDVTAQTLYVKKSGTNLQASDSAKSKVIATLSQGTSVQVIKKDSKFYQVSAGGQTGWIFKFKLTDKAPEKSGGDAGLLGALGGRQKIAANEASSGSSIRGLSPIAERHAKNKGIAEADIQAVKQMEAFHVDPKAMEAFLKEGKLGEYGQ; encoded by the coding sequence GTGACTGATGTCACCGCACAAACTTTATACGTTAAAAAATCAGGGACGAATCTCCAGGCCTCTGATTCGGCCAAGTCGAAAGTGATCGCAACCCTGAGCCAGGGAACTTCGGTTCAGGTGATCAAAAAAGACAGTAAATTTTATCAGGTATCCGCCGGTGGGCAAACGGGCTGGATTTTCAAGTTCAAATTAACCGACAAGGCCCCCGAAAAATCAGGCGGCGATGCCGGTTTATTGGGCGCATTGGGAGGAAGACAGAAAATAGCGGCCAATGAAGCCTCCTCTGGGTCGAGCATCCGTGGACTGAGCCCCATTGCTGAAAGGCACGCGAAAAATAAGGGCATCGCGGAAGCAGATATTCAGGCCGTAAAACAAATGGAAGCATTCCATGTCGATCCCAAAGCAATGGAAGCTTTTCTTAAAGAAGGGAAGTTGGGAGAATACGGGCAATAA
- the pgeF gene encoding peptidoglycan editing factor PgeF, whose product MQVIIQSTTLNSLTAQAGLIHAFSPRSFELEDGIKGELSFGTLKDEQNVSLHRQWFLRSIGIDGGEVYKVRQVHGDRVYELKDPVNSVEKVADIPADAIITSLVNTPIAVLTADCVPVVIYDFRLHVAGVVHAGRMGTTQNILFKTIKTMQKSYGCEPEDLVVGMGPGIGGCCYEVDASCIEPFKKQYTGWARFVKKSPSGKCMLDLFAANIEDARNAGVDPKNISQTGLCTSCEVGRFFSYRREGTTGRMITVAMLSST is encoded by the coding sequence ATGCAAGTGATCATCCAATCAACCACGCTAAATTCACTAACGGCGCAAGCGGGCCTGATCCATGCCTTCAGTCCAAGATCCTTTGAGTTAGAAGATGGCATTAAGGGCGAATTGAGTTTTGGAACTCTGAAGGACGAGCAGAATGTGTCGTTACACAGGCAATGGTTCTTGCGATCCATCGGTATCGACGGTGGCGAGGTTTATAAGGTCCGGCAGGTTCACGGTGATAGAGTCTATGAATTGAAAGACCCAGTAAATTCCGTTGAAAAAGTGGCGGATATTCCTGCCGATGCCATCATTACCAGTCTCGTCAACACACCCATTGCCGTGTTGACCGCAGATTGCGTCCCCGTCGTGATATATGATTTCAGGTTGCATGTCGCAGGGGTGGTGCATGCCGGCAGGATGGGAACCACGCAGAATATTTTATTTAAAACGATTAAAACCATGCAGAAAAGTTATGGATGCGAGCCTGAGGATCTTGTCGTGGGGATGGGGCCTGGTATCGGGGGATGCTGTTACGAGGTCGATGCCTCCTGCATTGAGCCATTTAAAAAGCAATATACGGGTTGGGCCCGATTCGTGAAAAAATCACCCTCGGGGAAATGCATGCTCGATTTATTTGCCGCGAATATCGAAGATGCCCGAAATGCCGGGGTGGACCCAAAAAATATCTCCCAAACCGGCTTATGTACCTCCTGTGAAGTGGGGCGCTTTTTTTCCTATCGACGAGAAGGCACTACAGGACGGATGATTACCGTGGCCATGCTTTCCTCAACTTGA
- a CDS encoding class I SAM-dependent rRNA methyltransferase yields MKAIKLQVSKTLQTKILKGYPWIFDYQIQSPPQDGKPGDLGIVYSSKNKFLAIGLYDPFSAIRLRILQYGSPQEIDVAFFAERIKKAIALRSSLPKMGTSGYRVINGENDRLPGMVLDRYEDTAVLKLYTSAWIPFFDILLPLLEEHLKVQRCVLRLSRNAKKTVEEISDFREGQVLFGPPLNAPVCFRENGLFFEVDVFEGQKTGFFLDQRDNRQCIRTMSKDKSVLNVFSYTGGFSIYAFAGGCRSVVEIDSNPWAIKTSRETFELNFPSKQFETDNFQQLQRDAFIALKQLGAMKKSFDLVILDPPAFATSKKQKIKALITYSRLAESGAVLTRPGGILFAASCSRHVSGKDFFKAVVSGVKSAGKVYEVIQQTGHAVDHPVLFPEGEYLKGVYLKILGGKEK; encoded by the coding sequence ATGAAAGCGATCAAGCTTCAGGTTTCCAAAACATTACAGACTAAAATATTAAAAGGGTACCCCTGGATATTTGATTACCAGATTCAAAGCCCTCCACAGGATGGAAAACCAGGTGACCTGGGGATTGTTTACAGTTCCAAAAATAAATTTCTCGCCATCGGTTTATACGATCCTTTTTCCGCGATTCGGTTGCGAATTCTGCAATACGGCTCTCCCCAGGAAATAGATGTCGCATTTTTTGCCGAGCGGATAAAAAAAGCCATTGCGCTTAGGTCCTCGTTGCCGAAGATGGGAACCAGCGGCTACAGGGTGATCAATGGAGAGAATGACAGGCTGCCCGGAATGGTTCTTGACCGGTATGAGGACACGGCGGTTTTGAAACTATACACCAGCGCCTGGATTCCCTTTTTTGATATCCTGCTCCCCTTGTTGGAAGAACACTTGAAGGTGCAACGCTGCGTCTTGCGCCTGAGCCGCAACGCGAAAAAGACTGTGGAAGAAATCAGCGACTTTCGAGAAGGGCAGGTTTTGTTTGGCCCTCCATTAAATGCGCCGGTGTGTTTCCGAGAAAACGGATTGTTTTTTGAAGTGGATGTATTTGAGGGGCAGAAGACCGGTTTCTTTTTGGACCAGAGAGACAATCGGCAATGCATCCGCACGATGTCAAAAGACAAATCGGTTTTGAATGTGTTCAGCTATACAGGCGGGTTTTCAATTTATGCGTTCGCGGGAGGCTGTCGCTCGGTAGTGGAAATAGATTCCAATCCCTGGGCAATAAAAACTTCAAGGGAAACGTTTGAACTTAATTTTCCGAGCAAACAATTTGAGACCGATAATTTTCAACAACTCCAGAGAGATGCGTTTATTGCGTTGAAGCAATTAGGAGCCATGAAAAAATCGTTTGACCTGGTGATTCTTGATCCTCCGGCTTTTGCGACCAGCAAGAAACAAAAAATAAAAGCGCTTATCACATACAGCAGGCTTGCGGAGTCCGGCGCTGTGTTGACACGGCCGGGAGGAATATTGTTTGCGGCCTCCTGCTCACGGCATGTATCCGGAAAAGATTTTTTTAAGGCCGTAGTTTCAGGAGTTAAATCGGCAGGCAAGGTTTATGAGGTGATCCAGCAAACAGGGCATGCGGTGGATCATCCTGTTTTATTTCCAGAGGGAGAATACCTGAAAGGGGTCTATTTGAAAATTTTAGGCGGGAAAGAAAAATGA